Genomic DNA from Candidatus Eisenbacteria bacterium:
GAGGCAGATCCTCTCCGATGAAGAGCTGAATCTTTCGCTGGGACGCTGAACCCTGCCGGGCCGGCCGGCCGGGCGGGCGGCCGCCGCGCGGCGGCGCATGGAAGATGAGTCACGGTCGGGGTCCTGCAGCGTATACTGATAGGCGGTTCGGGGGGTACACGCGGCAACCTCATCCAGGAAGGAGTTTTCAATGAAGCGAATGTTCGGAGCGTGCCTGGTGCTGGCCACAGCCCTTTTCCTATTTGGCGCGCTGGCCTACGCGGCGGAGAAGTCGGCCGCCGCACCCAAGACGGTGACCGGTGAGGTCGTCGATTTGGGCTGTTATCTCGGGAGCGGCATGAAGGGCACCGGGCACAAGGAGTGCGCCTCGACCTGCATCGCGAAAGGCATGCCGATGGGGCTCCTGACGAGCAAGGGCGTCCTCTACGTCTTGACGATGAATCACGACAACGCCGACCCATTCAATCAGGCGAAACAGTACGCCGGAGGCCAGGTCAAGATCACGGGCCCGGTCTCGATGAGGAACGGGACAAGGTCTCTGGAAGTGAACGCAGTCGCGGCGATGTAACCCATCGACCCGCCCAGCATGGATTCAAATCGGCGCGTGGGGTGCTTCACGGGATCCCACGCGCGATTTTATTTGTGAAGCGAGCTCTCCAGCTTCTCGTGCTCTTCGCGCTGGCGGCGCTTGCGTTCTGGACCGCGGCGCTCCGCCCCAAGCTCACCTCGGTGGAGCGGGGCCGCCGCCTCGCCGAGGCCACCGGGTGCTTCGGCTGCCACGGCCCCGAGGGGACGGAAGGCGCGTCCAACCCCGGGCGCCCCGAGAAGACGGTCCCGTCCTACCGGGCGCTCATGATGTACGCGAAAACCGAGCAGGACGTGCGCGAATGGATCCGCGACGGCGTCACCACAGCGCGATCGAAGAGCGAGACCTGGCGCGCGGAGCGCGAGGCCGGCGCCCTCCAAATGCCGGCCTTCCGAAACCGCCTCAAGCCGCACCAGATCGAAGACCTCGTCGCGTTCGTGATGGCGGTCTCCGACCAGGATGCGCCCGATGATTCCCTGGCGCTCGCGGGGCTCGATCGCGCCCATGAGTTGGGATGCACGGGCTGCCACGGCCGCGGCGGACGATTCGGGCGGCCGAACCCCGGCTCGCTCAAGGGGTACATTCCGCCCTGGGACGGAGCGGACTTCCCCGAGCTGGTGCGGACCCGCAAGGAATTCAACGAGTGGGTCGAGCGCGGCAACACCAGCCGCTTCGAGACCAATCCGCTGGCCATGTATTTCCTGCGCCGGGCCGCGGTTCATATGCCCCCGTTCGACCGGTTCTTGAAGCCGGGCGATCTCGACAGGCTCTGGGCCCATGTGCAGTGGCTCCGCGCCGGGCGTCGGGCTAGCGCCGCGCCGGCGGCCGACGCCCCACCACCAGAATCTCCGTGAGGTAGAAGAAGAGCTTCCCTTCGCGCCATTCCGGCGCGAGCGCCTCCGCCGCACCGGGGGGCGCTGTTTCGAGCCTTCGCTTCAGTTCCGCCTTCACGGGCTCGCTCACCGTCTGCAACCCCGCCCACGCCTCGAACCCCCGGGCTTTGCGGAACATTTCGGTCGCCTCGATCTGGAAGCCCGCGGCGCGGAAGAATTGGAGCCACTCCGGCGCGGTGTACGCGCGGACATGGCTTGGGTCGCGAAATTTTTCGAAATCGTTGATGTAATCCGCCGTCGGGCGATCCTCGGGAACAAGGTTATCGATCACGGCGGCGATCCTGTTCGGCTTGAGGACGCGTGCCATCTCTCGGACAAATCGAGCGCAGTCGGGAAAATGATGCGGCGCTACACGGCAGGTTACGAGATCGAACTCGGCGTCTTGGAACGGCAGAGAGCACGCGTCGGCTTCGGTGAAGCGGACATTCGAGACACCCTTTCCGCGGATGAACCGCTCCGCCGCGTCGAGCATCTCCTGCGTGAGGTCGCTCGCCACAACCTCGCGCACCCGGGGCGCGAACGCGAGCGCGGTGTGGCCACCACCGGTTGCGATATCGAGAACGCGCCAGTCCCGTTCGGGATCGACCAGCTCGAGCATGCGGTCGAGGCTTTCGCCTTTCGAATGATCGGTACTCGAGACGTAGCGCTCGGCATTCAAGCCGAACTGGCGCTTGACGAGGTCGCGGTTATCCGCCAACCCGCTACTTCTTCTTGGCGGCGCGTCGTCGGCCCACGGCGAGGCGGCCCGGGCGATCCGAGGCTGCACGTCCCCGGCGACCCATCTTCACCGCCCCCGCCAGTGCTTTGACCTCGCGCTTCCCCATGGTGCGGATGCGCCGCCACGACTCGAGCGCCGTCCTCCGGGGCCTCGTGCGTCCGGTCTCCCAACCGAAGATCGACTGCGCCGAGACGCCGACGAGCTTCGCGTAAACGCGACGGCTCATTCCGAGCTTCTTTCGATGCGACTTGACCCACTGCGCGGAGAAGCGAACCTGGGGCTCGGACTCTGCCACCGTTGCGGCGCGCGTGCCGCCCCCCGCCCGCTTCGCGGCGCGCTCCAATTCCGAAACCAGCTTTCGCTGTTCCGCGACCCTGCGCCGGAGCGTGGTCACAAGCTTCCGGAGAGGCATTACGGTCGCTTTGACCTCCTTACGCGCCAGGCGTCGGATCTCGCCTTTCAATACACCTGCAAAATTCGGCACGGGAACCTCCATGTCATGTTTTACAAATGCCGAAGCATCGTTCCGTAGAATGATGGTTCGAGTATAAATCTTTGGATGAGCCCTGGGGGGAACTACTCTTTGTAAAAACTCCGTCCGCTCAGCGCCATCTGCTGCAAGCATCCGCAGGGACCCGCGGGCGCGCCTTCTTGCTGACGCCGCGCGAGACGCTCGACGATCGCTCCAGCGCCGACGGCATCGGCATAGCGGAGCAGTCCGCCGTGGAATGGAGGAAAGCCGGTCCCGAGCACCATCGCGAGGTCCACATCGTCGGGCCGCGCCACGACGTGCTCTTCGAGGGCGAGCGCAGCCTCATTGACCATCGCGTCGAGCAGGCGGTTCACGATCTGTTGGGGCGCAAGAGGTCCTTCCGCCGGCGTACTCGGCTCGATGTCGGGATTCACGGCCTTTCGCCGGCCGTTTTCGTAGCTGTAGAATCCCAGCTCTGATTTCTTTCCGAGCGCACCCGCGGCCACCAGCCGGTCAATCAGGGCAACCGGCGCGAGCCGGGTTCCGAACGAATCGTGCAAAACGTGCGCCACCTTGCGCGCGACGTCGAGGCCGATCTCATCGAGCAGCTCCAGCGGACCGACCGGCATCCCAAAATCCCGTAGTGCCCGATCCACCGCACGCGCAGGCTGGCCGCGTTCGACCAGAGCGACCGCCTCCGTCAGGTAAGGCATCAGCACGCGGTTCACGAGAAACCCCGGGGCGTCCGCGACCAGGACCGGTGTCTTGCCCAGCCGCCGCGCGAGCGCGATCACCGTTTGGACCGCGGCGGGCTCGCTCACGTCCGTCCGAATCACCTCCACCAGCGGCATCCGAGTCGCGGGATTAAAGAAGTGCATTCCGACAACTCGCCCGGGGACGCGGAGTCCCTTCGACATCGCGCGCACCGAGAGTGATGATGTGTTGGTCGCGAACACGCATCGATCCGAAACTTGCGCTTCCAGCTCGCGAAAGAGCGCCTGCTTCACCGGAAGATCCTCTACCACCGCCTCCAGGACGAGATCCGTCCTCTTGAGCCCGGATAAGTCGAACACAGGCGCGATCCTTCCGAGCGCCTGCTCCATCTCGGCCCTCGTGAGGCGCCCGCGGGAGACCTCGCGATCGAAGAGCGATCGCGCGTGCGCGAGGGAGCGAAGGATCGGCTCGGGCTTCAGATCCCGGAGCCGGACTCGCCCCCCCCGCCTCGAGAAAAGGTATGCGATCTCACCGCCCATCGTCCCCGCGCCCATGACGGCAACGTGATCCACCCTACGCGCCAGGGGCGTGTCCGGCCTACGCTTCGCCTCCTCGCGGAGCGCGAAGATGCGGCGCAGGTTCCTGGACTCGGGAGTGAAGAGGAGCCGCGCGACGGCTTCGCGCTCCGCCTTGAGGCCTTCCGTGGACGGGGCGCCCCAGGTAGCGCGCAGAACACGGATGATCTCGAGCGAAGCGGGATAGTGTCCGTGGGTCTCGCGCAGCACGCGGCGGTGGACCTGCGCGAGAATCGAGGCGCGGAGCGGCGCGATCGCCTCGACGACGCGAAGGCCGAGCGGAGGCCCCCGCCGCCTTACCACGCGCGGGTCTTGGAGAAGCCCCTCGGTCCACTGGATCGCGCGCTCGGAGAATCGCTCGTGAGGCAGAACCTCATCGACGAGCCCGACGCGGTACGCGCGGCGCGAATCGAGCGAGCGGCCCGTAAGGAGAAGATCCAGCGAAGGCAGAAGGCCGATGAGCCGCGGGAGTCTTTGGGTCCCTCCGAATCCGGGAAGAATCCCGAGCTGAACCTCGGGGAGCCCGATCGCCACCTTCCGCGAGTTCGACGCGACGCGGTATCGCATCGCGAGCGCAAGCTCCGTCCCCCCTCCGAGACACGGACCGTTGATCGCGGCAACCGTGGGATAGGGCAAAAGAGAGAGCTCATCGAAGAGCTGCTGGACTTCGCGGGATTTGGCTTCCGCTTCAGCAGGCTCGGAGAGATGGTCGAACTCGGAAACATCGGCGCCGGCGATGAACTGCTCTTCTTTCCCGCTCAAGAGGATCAAGGCGCGGGGATAGGCCTGATCGCTCCGCCCTCTCAAGGCGTCGAGCACGCGGCGGAGCGCTGGGAGCGATTCCGCGTCGAGTAGGTTTACCTTCCGCTCGGGATCGTCGAACCAGACGAGCGCGATCCCCGAGGCGTGAGCCTCGAGGCGGAGAGGCGCGCGCTCCGAACGTCCGACTTCTCCCTCGGGCTCTCGGAAGGCGAGGGTCACGCCGCGCGCTCCACGACCAGCGCCGCTCCCTGCCCGCCGCCCACGCAGAGCGTCGCGAGCCCGAGGGGCACGTCGCGGTTCCGCATCTCACGCAGGAGAGTGAGGGTGAGCCGCGTGCCCGACACCCCGACCGGATGGCCGAGCGCGATCGCGCCGCCGTTCACGTTCATGATGGATCGGTCGATCTCGCCGATGGGTCCCTCGAGCCCCAACTTCTCGCGGCAGTATTTCGCGGACGCCATCGCGATCTCGTTCGCGATGACCTGCGCCGCGAAGGCTTCGTTCAGCTCGATCAGCCCGATGTCCTTGAACGCCACCGCGGCGCGCATGAGCGCGACCGGCGTCGCATGGGTAGGGCCAAGCCCCATGCGCGCGGGGTCGAGCCCCACGAAAGAATAGCCGCGGATGCGGCCGGCGGGCTTTAACCCGAGAGAGCGCGCCTTCTCGGCGGACGCGACGAGGATCGCGGCCGCCCCGTCGGTCACGGGGCAGGCGTTTCCCACCGTGACGGTGCCGTAGCGCCGGTCGAAGTAGGGCTTGAGCCTTGCGAGCGCCTCGAGCGTCTGCCCCCTGCGCGGGCCCACGTCCTCGGTCACCGCTTGTTTGTAAGGGGGCGCGAAGACGGGAACGATCTCCTGCGCCATGCGGCCCGACTCCATGGCCGCCACCGCGCGGCGATGGCTCTGGAGGGCGAAGTCATCCTGCGCCTCGCGCGAAATTCCGAACTCCTTGGCGAGAACTTCCGCCGTCTCTCCCATGTTGAGACCGGAGACCGGATCGGTGAGTCCCTCCGCGAGAGCGATCCGCGGTTTGAGATCGCGAGGGCGGAGCGTCGCGAGCGCCTCGAGCTTGGCACCCGGCGATTTGGCGCGCGCGAGCCGATCGAACATGCGGGTCAGGCCCTCGCTCATGTAGAGCGGGATGCGACTCATGGATTCCGTGCCGCCGGCGACGATGAGGTCCGCGTCGCCCGCCGCGATCTTCTGATGCGCTTGGGCGATCGATTCCAAGCCGGAGGCGCAGTTCCGCTGCACGGTGAACGCGGGAACGCGCTCCGGGATCCCGGACAGGAGCGCTACGACGCGGGCGATGTTCGTGGACTCGGAAGGCTGCGCCACGTTTCCGAGGACCACCTCGTCGATCTCGGCAGGGTCCACGCCTGAACGGGCGAGAAGCTCGGACACCGCGACGCGGCCCAGCTCGCGGGCGGGGACGTCGGCGAGCGCCGTGCCCACCTTGGCAAAGGGGGTCCGGTACCCGTCGATCAGGACGACGTCGCGCATGATCTCGTGCGAGGACCGGGGAGCCTGCGATGGAGTCTAGTCACGCTCTCGGTACTGTGTCACAGTGCCGGAAGGAGGTCAACGCATGGACGTTCGCACGATTCCCGACCTGCTCCGCCACGCAGTCGACGTGCACCGGAAGCAGGACGCGTTCTTGGTGAAGCGCGACGGCCGCTGGATGCCGGTCTCGATCGATTCCTTCGCGGGGCTGGTCCGAGCGCACGCCGCCGATCTAATCAGGCGCGGCGTGAAAAACGGCGACCGCGTGGCCATCCTCTCGGAGAACAGGATCGAGTGGGCCGTTGCGGACCAGGCGATACTGGCGATCGGCGCGGTGTCCGTCCCGATCTACCCGACACTGCCCGCGGACCACGTCGGACCCCTGCTCTCGGACTCGGGTGCCGTGGGCGCCTTCGTCTCGAGCGAGGCGCAGCGCGCGAAGGTCGAGTCGGTGCGGGCGGAGGCTCCCGGGCTCCACTGGATCGTGTGCTTCGACACGGACGGGGGTGCGGGGGCCTCGGGGACGGCGGGCACGATCGGCGCGGCCGCGCCCGCCGCGTCGCCGCCCGGCGCGTCGCCGCCCGACCCCGACGACCTCGCGACCATCATCTACACCTCAGGAACGACCGGGGCCCCGAAGGGGGTGATGCTCACCCACGGGAACCTGGTCTCGAACGCGATCGCGTCTTTGACCGCGCTCGACCTGGGACCGGCCGACCTCCATCTCTCGTTCCTCCCGCTCAACCACATCTTCGAGCGCACCGCGGGCTACAACGTCATGATCTACGCGGGTGCGACCATCGCGTACGCCGAATCGATCGAGAAGGCCGCGTCGAATCTGCGGGAGGTGCGGCCCACGTTGCTGCTCGCCGTGCCCCGTTTCTACGAGAAGCTGATCGACCGCGCGATGGACGTCGCGAAGGCAGCCGGGTTCCCGCGCGATGTGGCGGCGCTCTGGGGGCGGGACATCGCCGTTAGGTGGGCCACGCTGAAGCTGGAGGGCAAGCCCGTCCCGCCAGGGCTCGCGCTCCAGCATGCGCTCGCGAACGCCCTCGTCTACCGCGTACTGCGCCGAGGTCTCGGCGGTCGAATCCGTTATTGCTTCTCCGGTGGAGCCGCGCTCCCGCGCGAGACCGGGCTCTTCTTCTACGGGGTCGGCATGCCGATCATGGAAGGCTACGGTTTGAGCGAGACCTCGCCGGTGGTCGCTGTGAACACCGCGAAGCATTACAAGCTGGGCACCGTCGGGCGGACGGTGCCCGGGGTCGAGGTGCGGATCGCGGAAGACGGAGAGATTCTGGTGCAGGGGCCTTCGGTGATGAAAGGCTACTGGAACCGGCCCGAGGAAACCGCCGCGGCGTTGGAAGGCGGCTGGTTCCACACGGGCGACGTCGGGGAGATCGACGCCGACGGCTTCCTGCGCATCACCGATCGCAAGAAAGACCTCATCGTGACCAGCGGCGGGAAGAAGGTCGCACCCCAGCCGATGCAAAACGCGCTCAAGAAATCGCCCAGGATCTTGGAAGCGATCGTTGTGGGCGACGGGCGGAAGTACGCGACCGCCCTGATCGTCGCGGCTAACGGAGCCACGCGCGAGGCAATCGCGGCGGATGTGGACGCCGTGAATAAGACGCTCGCATCCTACGAGACGATCAAACGTTTCGAGCTGATCCCGAACGACTTGACCGTCGAGAACGGGTCGTTGAGCCAAAAGATGGAAGTGAAGCGACGGGTGATCTCGGATCGGTATCGCGATCTCATCGAGAAGATGTATCGTGGGGAGGAGTGAGGTCGCTGCGCGTGCCGGACGCACCAACGGCCCACGGCGCTGTCCTAAGCTGGCTTGTTTTTGATGTCCTAATACGCTATACTGCCGGCCGTTTCCGCTCCAACTCCCACGGAGCAATCGAACGGGGGTGCGATGGTCCGCTTCTCCTATTACCTCAGCCGGCGGTTCCGCCGAGCGATCCCGTCTCGTTCCGATGATTCAATTGGTCCGCTTGATCACGCGCATCTTGCTTTCACACGCGGGCTCCAGGCCATGGAATGGCCGCTGGTCTCCCCCGGCCAGAGCCCTCGCCGGCAGGAAAGTTGGTTAGCGATATGAAGAGGAAACGGGGATTAGCACTACTGCTGCGATTACTGGTCAGCTTCGCGTTCACAGTAGCGCTTACCTTGGGCGTTGTTTCGGCGTCGCCGACCCGCGCGTGGGCCAGGACGGCTCCCACGACAGTGGCCGCGGGGGATCCGACAGGCGGAGAGGATTCTCCGAGACCAGGACCGACGAAGGCAGCCCCACTAGGAATGCAATCTGGAGCCAGCCCGATCTCGGGCGTCCAGTCGTCACACAGATACTCAATTTGGAATTGGCTGCGTGCCTGGGAGGCAGTAGCCGGGTTCATTCGGACACGGTATCCCCTCTAATCGCCCGGGATCAGGAGCGAATTCAGGATATGAACTCCATGCACGAGCGCCTTAGGGAGGTCCGCGATGCTCTTGATAAGGGCATGTACGGCGAGGCATTAGCCCGTTGCGAGCGCCTGGCGGAGTCCGGTCATGCTCCAGATCTAACGGCGAAGATCGGCGCCCTCAAGCTCGATGCATTCGCAGGACTCGGACGCTGGCGAGAAATGGTTGCGTTAGGCTCTACACTGATCGCGGGCTTCGTTCCAAACCGTGAAAGCGAATCCCTGGGACGCATCCACGGGCTTACAGGCTTCGCGTAT
This window encodes:
- a CDS encoding helix-turn-helix transcriptional regulator; translation: MLAADGAERTEFLQRVVPPRAHPKIYTRTIILRNDASAFVKHDMEVPVPNFAGVLKGEIRRLARKEVKATVMPLRKLVTTLRRRVAEQRKLVSELERAAKRAGGGTRAATVAESEPQVRFSAQWVKSHRKKLGMSRRVYAKLVGVSAQSIFGWETGRTRPRRTALESWRRIRTMGKREVKALAGAVKMGRRGRAASDRPGRLAVGRRRAAKKK
- a CDS encoding long-chain fatty acid--CoA ligase; the encoded protein is MDVRTIPDLLRHAVDVHRKQDAFLVKRDGRWMPVSIDSFAGLVRAHAADLIRRGVKNGDRVAILSENRIEWAVADQAILAIGAVSVPIYPTLPADHVGPLLSDSGAVGAFVSSEAQRAKVESVRAEAPGLHWIVCFDTDGGAGASGTAGTIGAAAPAASPPGASPPDPDDLATIIYTSGTTGAPKGVMLTHGNLVSNAIASLTALDLGPADLHLSFLPLNHIFERTAGYNVMIYAGATIAYAESIEKAASNLREVRPTLLLAVPRFYEKLIDRAMDVAKAAGFPRDVAALWGRDIAVRWATLKLEGKPVPPGLALQHALANALVYRVLRRGLGGRIRYCFSGGAALPRETGLFFYGVGMPIMEGYGLSETSPVVAVNTAKHYKLGTVGRTVPGVEVRIAEDGEILVQGPSVMKGYWNRPEETAAALEGGWFHTGDVGEIDADGFLRITDRKKDLIVTSGGKKVAPQPMQNALKKSPRILEAIVVGDGRKYATALIVAANGATREAIAADVDAVNKTLASYETIKRFELIPNDLTVENGSLSQKMEVKRRVISDRYRDLIEKMYRGEE
- the fadJ gene encoding fatty acid oxidation complex subunit alpha FadJ (multifunctional enoyl-CoA hydratase/3-hydroxyacyl-CoA dehydrogenase/3-hydroxybutyryl-CoA epimerase; catalyzes the formation of an hydroxyacyl-CoA by addition of water on enoyl-CoA; exhibits 3-hydroxyacyl-CoA epimerase and 3-hydroxyacyl-CoA dehydrogenase activities: forms a heterotetramer with FadI; similar to FadA2B2 complex; involved in the anaerobic degradation of long and medium-chain fatty acids in the presence of nitrate), whose product is MTLAFREPEGEVGRSERAPLRLEAHASGIALVWFDDPERKVNLLDAESLPALRRVLDALRGRSDQAYPRALILLSGKEEQFIAGADVSEFDHLSEPAEAEAKSREVQQLFDELSLLPYPTVAAINGPCLGGGTELALAMRYRVASNSRKVAIGLPEVQLGILPGFGGTQRLPRLIGLLPSLDLLLTGRSLDSRRAYRVGLVDEVLPHERFSERAIQWTEGLLQDPRVVRRRGPPLGLRVVEAIAPLRASILAQVHRRVLRETHGHYPASLEIIRVLRATWGAPSTEGLKAEREAVARLLFTPESRNLRRIFALREEAKRRPDTPLARRVDHVAVMGAGTMGGEIAYLFSRRGGRVRLRDLKPEPILRSLAHARSLFDREVSRGRLTRAEMEQALGRIAPVFDLSGLKRTDLVLEAVVEDLPVKQALFRELEAQVSDRCVFATNTSSLSVRAMSKGLRVPGRVVGMHFFNPATRMPLVEVIRTDVSEPAAVQTVIALARRLGKTPVLVADAPGFLVNRVLMPYLTEAVALVERGQPARAVDRALRDFGMPVGPLELLDEIGLDVARKVAHVLHDSFGTRLAPVALIDRLVAAGALGKKSELGFYSYENGRRKAVNPDIEPSTPAEGPLAPQQIVNRLLDAMVNEAALALEEHVVARPDDVDLAMVLGTGFPPFHGGLLRYADAVGAGAIVERLARRQQEGAPAGPCGCLQQMALSGRSFYKE
- a CDS encoding methyltransferase domain-containing protein yields the protein MADNRDLVKRQFGLNAERYVSSTDHSKGESLDRMLELVDPERDWRVLDIATGGGHTALAFAPRVREVVASDLTQEMLDAAERFIRGKGVSNVRFTEADACSLPFQDAEFDLVTCRVAPHHFPDCARFVREMARVLKPNRIAAVIDNLVPEDRPTADYINDFEKFRDPSHVRAYTAPEWLQFFRAAGFQIEATEMFRKARGFEAWAGLQTVSEPVKAELKRRLETAPPGAAEALAPEWREGKLFFYLTEILVVGRRPPARR
- a CDS encoding thiolase family protein → MRDVVLIDGYRTPFAKVGTALADVPARELGRVAVSELLARSGVDPAEIDEVVLGNVAQPSESTNIARVVALLSGIPERVPAFTVQRNCASGLESIAQAHQKIAAGDADLIVAGGTESMSRIPLYMSEGLTRMFDRLARAKSPGAKLEALATLRPRDLKPRIALAEGLTDPVSGLNMGETAEVLAKEFGISREAQDDFALQSHRRAVAAMESGRMAQEIVPVFAPPYKQAVTEDVGPRRGQTLEALARLKPYFDRRYGTVTVGNACPVTDGAAAILVASAEKARSLGLKPAGRIRGYSFVGLDPARMGLGPTHATPVALMRAAVAFKDIGLIELNEAFAAQVIANEIAMASAKYCREKLGLEGPIGEIDRSIMNVNGGAIALGHPVGVSGTRLTLTLLREMRNRDVPLGLATLCVGGGQGAALVVERAA
- a CDS encoding c-type cytochrome; protein product: MLSRERHEGHRAQGVRLDLHRERHADGAPDEQGRPLRLDDESRQRRPIQSGETVRRRPGQDHGPGLDEERDKVSGSERSRGDVTHRPAQHGFKSARGVLHGIPRAILFVKRALQLLVLFALAALAFWTAALRPKLTSVERGRRLAEATGCFGCHGPEGTEGASNPGRPEKTVPSYRALMMYAKTEQDVREWIRDGVTTARSKSETWRAEREAGALQMPAFRNRLKPHQIEDLVAFVMAVSDQDAPDDSLALAGLDRAHELGCTGCHGRGGRFGRPNPGSLKGYIPPWDGADFPELVRTRKEFNEWVERGNTSRFETNPLAMYFLRRAAVHMPPFDRFLKPGDLDRLWAHVQWLRAGRRASAAPAADAPPPESP